The following proteins are co-located in the uncultured Draconibacterium sp. genome:
- a CDS encoding HYR domain-containing protein, with product MQKSTLLKLGLFLLLGITTNALRAQIYTFTNCGQTGRTGPTQVQIDAEYAATNLAGLVTINTQGIQEWTVPFTGDYIIEVLGAEGGHRNTSNGGLGAKMEGIFTLTQGEILKILVGQAGEESTAAGVYQGGGGGGGTFVVESDNTPLIIAGGGGGRTSTGVITEIHANSTTDGADTYLDGGGNSGNGGQSGITNGDAGGGGGLLTDGGGNIHDNGGEEGGHAFLNGGLGGLSDGDTYHGGDGGFGGGGGGWNNIYCRSGGGGGYSGGQGGTWSGIYSGGGGGSYNAGTNQSNLAAVNSGDGMVIITFSSVCIEDIVQDNDAGECGAVVTYTQPTAWDTATVRQIDASGLTSGDEFPVGVTTQSYELVWDGGASVPVVVAEKSAVLDIPAFAVDTCTFTVTVNDTLAPEITCPANISVSNDAGLCGAVVNYTVSSTDNCSGGTGQSLEVLYVDNYADNATEVPNELVSDGHNVTSVLNEYSNGYSTLNGDLSAYDLIVWDARWGYNIPLSTLNNIEAWVQAGGNILVTGYDVVFSTQIQSFLGGSSGSDFGGNNDLTVLGPGNNLTTGIYDIVGTTIFAISDWDALNAPYSDETVNIVGAGRWTLRTIVGGGQIAWLTGYYYQDGKWSTPGSGYYEALKNFAFNTSSITQTAGLPSGSEFPVGTTTNTFEVADDSGNKSYCSFTVTVTDTTLPTVACQDTTIYLDENGEVTIDTSFVYIDSDDVCGVASISLDKSQFSGPNLGVNPVVISVVDVNGNVGTCTSSVTVIDTVAPEARCKNIGITLDLEGKARIYTGFIDNGSTDAVGIVSYSLDKTKFYCHDIGENTVVMSVKDASGNVSTCSSVVTIADNWLPEVACNDIEVTLGSEGFVVIDSSMIDAGSTAICGISGIELSQSVFTSADLGENSITMTVSNLSGITATCEAKVTVKDEIAPVANCNSITVWLTDSASYELTEADLVAISSGSSDNASASDSLQVEVSPSVFYCSQVGDSVKVDVSVFDEAGNESTCEAMVYVKDSSDVLLSSVENIEISLPAGECETTITYPEVFSSKACATITQIAGLGAEGLFPAGTTVESWEVSYGEEKDTISFAVIVSAENAVPTIDSLADVSVNEDEGPVVIALSGISAGVDCVEQTLSITAENSNSELVSGIEVVYTDGDTTGSISLTLGANQSGTDSLTIVVEDSEGAQTTVSFALTVNPVNDAPYLVTPLPDAIVNASYSFELELSAMMGVVFDDVDDDVLAFDVMLEGTDSLPSWAAIEAGVLTATPMIADTGSYSFVVTATDTSGAMASDTFVLEVDGYPTAIGDIGAGSFELNLYPNPTKGLVTVELQERSATDIEIKVMNVSGAEVFRKNFGANDKIQFNLSDQVSGMYMVLIEADGQRVVKKLILDKR from the coding sequence ATGCAAAAATCTACTTTACTAAAGTTAGGTTTATTCTTATTGCTAGGAATAACCACAAATGCTTTGAGGGCGCAAATTTATACCTTTACCAATTGCGGTCAAACAGGACGAACAGGTCCTACTCAAGTCCAAATAGATGCCGAATATGCAGCAACTAATTTGGCCGGTCTCGTAACTATTAATACTCAAGGAATACAAGAATGGACAGTGCCTTTCACGGGTGATTATATTATTGAAGTTTTAGGAGCTGAAGGAGGGCATAGAAATACATCGAATGGTGGTTTGGGTGCGAAAATGGAGGGAATCTTTACTTTAACTCAAGGTGAAATTCTAAAAATTCTTGTTGGTCAAGCCGGTGAAGAAAGCACCGCAGCCGGGGTTTACCAAGGTGGCGGCGGCGGCGGCGGAACATTTGTTGTAGAATCAGATAATACTCCTTTAATAATTGCTGGCGGTGGTGGAGGAAGAACATCAACTGGGGTTATAACCGAAATCCACGCAAATTCTACTACTGATGGTGCTGACACTTATCTTGACGGTGGTGGAAATTCTGGAAATGGAGGGCAAAGCGGAATCACTAATGGAGATGCTGGTGGTGGAGGAGGTCTACTTACTGATGGAGGAGGAAATATACATGATAACGGTGGAGAAGAAGGGGGACATGCATTCTTAAATGGTGGATTAGGAGGCCTGAGCGACGGTGACACCTATCACGGCGGTGACGGTGGATTTGGTGGCGGCGGCGGTGGCTGGAATAATATTTACTGTCGGTCCGGCGGCGGCGGCGGTTACTCCGGTGGACAAGGTGGTACCTGGAGTGGCATCTACAGCGGTGGTGGTGGTGGTTCATATAATGCCGGTACTAACCAAAGCAATTTAGCAGCTGTCAATTCTGGCGATGGAATGGTAATAATAACCTTTTCTTCTGTATGTATTGAAGACATTGTACAAGACAATGACGCTGGCGAATGTGGAGCAGTTGTTACTTACACACAACCTACTGCCTGGGACACAGCAACTGTTAGGCAGATCGACGCTTCAGGATTAACCAGTGGAGATGAATTCCCGGTTGGCGTAACCACACAATCCTATGAATTGGTTTGGGATGGCGGAGCATCTGTTCCCGTTGTTGTTGCCGAAAAGAGTGCTGTGCTTGATATTCCGGCATTTGCCGTTGATACCTGTACGTTTACAGTAACCGTAAACGATACATTAGCACCAGAGATTACTTGCCCCGCAAATATATCGGTTTCAAACGATGCCGGGTTATGTGGTGCGGTTGTAAATTATACCGTTTCAAGTACGGATAATTGTAGTGGAGGTACAGGTCAAAGTTTAGAAGTGCTTTATGTTGATAATTATGCAGATAATGCTACCGAGGTACCAAATGAATTAGTTTCAGACGGACATAATGTTACTAGCGTATTAAATGAATATAGCAATGGATATTCAACACTAAATGGAGATTTATCTGCATATGATCTAATAGTGTGGGATGCAAGATGGGGCTATAATATTCCTCTTTCAACGTTAAATAATATTGAGGCATGGGTTCAGGCAGGAGGTAATATATTAGTTACAGGATATGATGTTGTCTTTTCAACACAAATTCAGAGCTTTTTGGGAGGAAGTAGCGGTTCAGATTTTGGAGGAAATAATGATTTAACAGTACTTGGTCCTGGAAATAATCTTACTACAGGTATTTATGATATTGTTGGAACAACAATTTTTGCAATCAGTGATTGGGATGCCTTGAATGCCCCATATTCTGACGAAACAGTTAACATTGTAGGTGCTGGAAGATGGACTCTAAGAACAATAGTTGGTGGAGGTCAAATAGCTTGGTTAACAGGCTATTATTACCAAGATGGTAAATGGAGCACTCCTGGTTCTGGATATTATGAAGCGTTGAAGAACTTTGCTTTTAATACCTCATCAATAACTCAAACTGCTGGTTTACCTAGTGGAAGTGAATTTCCTGTGGGAACAACAACAAATACTTTTGAAGTTGCCGATGATTCTGGGAACAAATCATACTGCAGTTTTACTGTAACTGTAACTGATACAACCTTACCTACAGTGGCTTGCCAGGATACAACCATTTACCTCGATGAAAATGGAGAAGTTACAATTGATACTTCTTTTGTCTATATTGATTCTGATGACGTATGTGGAGTTGCTTCAATATCATTGGATAAATCTCAATTCAGTGGTCCAAATCTTGGTGTAAACCCTGTTGTAATTTCGGTGGTCGATGTAAACGGAAACGTTGGAACATGTACTTCAAGTGTAACAGTAATTGATACGGTCGCTCCTGAGGCTAGGTGTAAGAATATTGGAATAACACTTGATTTGGAAGGGAAAGCGCGTATTTACACAGGGTTTATAGATAATGGCTCTACCGATGCAGTCGGTATTGTTTCCTATTCACTGGATAAGACCAAATTTTATTGTCACGACATTGGTGAAAATACAGTTGTAATGAGCGTAAAAGACGCAAGTGGAAACGTATCTACCTGTAGTTCTGTAGTGACCATTGCCGATAACTGGTTGCCTGAGGTTGCGTGCAATGACATTGAAGTTACACTTGGTTCGGAAGGTTTTGTTGTAATCGATTCATCCATGATCGATGCCGGTTCAACAGCCATCTGTGGAATTTCAGGTATTGAATTGTCGCAAAGTGTATTTACTTCGGCCGATCTTGGCGAAAACAGCATAACCATGACCGTAAGCAACCTGAGTGGAATCACAGCCACCTGCGAAGCCAAAGTAACGGTTAAGGATGAAATTGCACCTGTAGCCAACTGTAATTCAATTACTGTGTGGTTGACTGACAGTGCCAGCTACGAACTGACCGAAGCCGATCTTGTGGCCATCAGCAGTGGCAGCAGCGACAATGCATCAGCCAGCGATAGCCTGCAGGTTGAAGTCAGCCCGTCGGTATTTTACTGCAGCCAGGTGGGTGACTCGGTAAAAGTAGACGTAAGTGTATTTGATGAAGCCGGTAATGAAAGTACCTGCGAAGCTATGGTTTATGTAAAAGATTCATCTGATGTTCTGTTGAGTTCGGTGGAAAATATCGAAATAAGTTTACCAGCCGGAGAATGTGAAACCACGATCACTTATCCTGAAGTATTCAGTTCAAAAGCCTGTGCCACAATTACACAAATCGCCGGTCTTGGAGCAGAAGGACTATTCCCTGCAGGAACAACTGTAGAAAGTTGGGAAGTAAGTTATGGCGAAGAAAAAGATACCATAAGTTTTGCTGTTATTGTAAGCGCAGAAAATGCAGTACCAACAATTGATTCGCTAGCCGATGTAAGTGTAAACGAAGACGAAGGTCCTGTAGTGATTGCTTTAAGTGGTATTTCAGCCGGAGTTGACTGTGTTGAACAAACACTGAGTATTACGGCCGAAAACAGCAACAGCGAACTGGTAAGCGGAATTGAAGTAGTTTACACCGATGGAGATACCACCGGAAGCATAAGCCTGACACTTGGAGCCAACCAAAGCGGAACAGACAGTTTAACAATAGTGGTTGAGGACAGCGAAGGTGCACAAACAACAGTATCATTTGCACTAACCGTAAATCCTGTAAACGATGCTCCTTATTTGGTGACTCCACTACCTGATGCAATTGTAAATGCTTCGTACTCGTTTGAGCTGGAACTAAGTGCAATGATGGGAGTGGTGTTTGATGATGTTGACGACGATGTACTTGCGTTTGATGTGATGCTGGAAGGCACAGACAGTTTACCTTCGTGGGCAGCCATTGAAGCAGGTGTATTAACTGCCACACCAATGATTGCCGATACCGGAAGTTACAGTTTTGTGGTAACAGCCACCGATACATCGGGAGCCATGGCCAGCGATACATTTGTACTGGAAGTGGATGGTTATCCAACAGCAATCGGCGACATTGGAGCCGGAAGTTTTGAACTAAACCTGTATCCAAATCCAACAAAAGGATTAGTAACTGTGGAATTGCAGGAAAGATCAGCAACGGATATTGAGATTAAGGTAATGAATGTATCGGGAGCAGAAGTGTTCAGAAAGAACTTCGGTGCCAATGATAAAATTCAATTTAATCTCTCAGACCAGGTGAGTGGAATGTACATGGTATTGATAGAAGCAGACGGACAACGTGTAGTTAAAAAACTGATACTCGACAAGAGATAA
- a CDS encoding T9SS type A sorting domain-containing protein, with translation MNRSLLLVSIFIFFSFSLLAQTTILTEGFETDGEGTRYTSSTFFNCTNNDYFVRTNSNPYICSTAGFGNALLSVQGSYFWVSEDIESVDNPNATFSTLTLNSIDISSYSNVTVSLFMAVGQDATILRWEPNDKVEIQASIDGGTNYFTIGRFVGDDTFGGNLRRDTNLDGTADTGEPILTTTFTNYTFNAPAGGTSLLVRIYLDGHDGSEEFAFDQIVVQGDAGPPANFAPVLAAIESSTIVFSEGDAAVAVSSSITVSDADDTDLDSASVEICTGFTLGEDVLSFTPANGIVGSYNSSTGILKLTGTSSLSNYQAALRAVQYQNTNTTNPSNVTREICFKVNDGTDDSNVQSRNIAIMDVISEVVCLPFDESFESDGEGIRYVSNTFTDFPNSDYFYRTNTQPAGHADAVTGIDGSYFWASEDVISAASSGLEGVIEFAPLNIVGNSSFTFEILMGTSNNDGTRWEQTDNILLQYNIDDNGWNTFGLFQGDDPFGGDLRVDLDNSTDTVGGGGPYGATVPNGSVDDFSFNFSGSGTEMKIRIVVQQDGGTEELVFDNIRINGDVSAALSCNDINVYLDGSGSASIVESDLTSLTSAACGVDSVKIDTYNFTCADKGANSVVVTAYYDNLSTETCTSTVTVLDTVSPTADCNNISVYLDGAGNATIVASDLDGGSGDNCGSVSLSASLTSFTCADIGANSVTLTVTDGSSNASICQATVTVIDTVSPSVTCKDTTVYLDGNGNATIDSSFVVNTSADNCGIASLSVDITSFDCSDIGANAVVLTAADGSSNQATCNATVTILDTISPTAICKDTTIYLDGSNSVSIDSSFIDNGSSDNCSILTMTLDVSDFDCSNIGANSVVLTITDANSNVSSCSSTVTLLDTIAPIASCKDTTVYLDATGFATIDSSFVNNGSGDGCETATIELSQTSFDCDDAVPPLGAGTYVAGLYGVNNTGELFIIDVSTGNGTLLGNLGQGFTELEYNDSTMRTYGQFPNGAFGGSEIDLGFTTLKGSPIGNGGSFTGLEWIGDTLYGAYIESPNGASMFAKLDPWTGAVTNIGLTGVGPLSGLAYDESTDVLYGCQGGGGTFLVSIDRNTGVAAPVGDMGVNLGSLEYHNGIMYGGGGQSPFTGKLYSINKTSGLATEIGDTGFNGGALGGLASVRKVPVTAVEVTVTVSDIYGNSSTCTSLVTVLDTISPVAQCKDTVVYLDAGGNISINGSYVDSSSTDACGISNLTLDVSDFDCSNIGANTVTLTVNDNHGNSSSCISEVTVLDTIVPVVSCQDTIIYLDSNGVASIDTGFVYSNANDACGIADVWLSKTDFSGDNLGANFVNVLVSDINGNVGSCISTVTVMDTIAPEARCKNIGITLDLEGKARIYPGFIDDGSTDEGGIVSYTLDMTKFYCHDIGEHTVVMSVTDVGGNVSTCSSLVTIADNWLPEVACNDIEVTLGSEGFVVIDSSMIDAGSTAICGISGIELSQSVFTSADLGENSITMTVSNLSGITATCEAKVTVKDEIAPVANCNSITVWLTDSASYELTEADLVAISSGSSDNASASDSLQVEVSPSVFYCSQVGDSVKVDVSVFDEAGNESTCEAMVYVKDSSDVLLSSVENIEISLPAGECETTITYPEVFSSKACATITQIAGLGAEGLFPAGTTVESWEVSYGEEKDTVSFAVIVSAENAVPTIDSLADVSVNEDEGPVVIALSGISAGVDCVEQTLSITAENSNSELVSGIEVVYTDGDTTGSISLTLGANQSGTDSLTIVVEDSEGAQTTVSFALTVNPVNDAPYLVTPLPDAIVNASYSFELELSAMMGVVFDDVDDDVLAFDVMLEGTDSLPSWAAIEAGVLTATPMIADTGSYSFVVTATDTSGAMASDTFVLEVDGYPTAIGDIGAGSFELNLYPNPTKGLVTVELQERSATDIEIKVMNVSGAEVFRKNFGANDKIQINLSDQVSGMYMVLIEADGQRVVKKLILDKR, from the coding sequence ATGAATCGAAGTTTACTTTTAGTATCAATTTTTATATTCTTTTCATTCTCACTTCTTGCTCAGACCACCATTTTAACTGAAGGTTTTGAGACAGATGGAGAAGGAACACGATATACCTCATCCACATTTTTCAATTGTACAAATAACGATTATTTTGTTCGCACAAATTCCAATCCATATATTTGTTCAACTGCGGGATTTGGTAATGCACTCCTAAGTGTTCAGGGAAGTTATTTTTGGGTTTCAGAAGACATTGAATCTGTTGATAATCCAAATGCGACTTTTTCCACACTTACATTAAATTCAATCGACATTTCTTCGTACTCAAATGTAACTGTTTCTTTGTTTATGGCCGTTGGTCAGGATGCAACAATATTACGTTGGGAACCGAACGATAAGGTTGAAATTCAGGCCAGTATCGATGGCGGTACTAATTATTTCACTATCGGAAGGTTTGTTGGTGATGATACCTTTGGAGGCAATCTTAGACGAGATACGAATCTTGATGGTACTGCTGACACAGGAGAACCTATTCTGACAACAACATTTACAAACTATACTTTTAACGCGCCTGCTGGTGGAACCAGTTTGCTTGTTCGTATATATCTTGACGGACATGATGGCTCTGAAGAATTTGCATTCGACCAGATTGTCGTGCAGGGAGATGCAGGACCTCCTGCAAACTTTGCACCTGTTCTGGCAGCAATTGAAAGTTCAACAATTGTTTTCTCAGAAGGTGATGCAGCGGTTGCGGTTAGTAGTTCTATTACTGTCTCTGATGCTGATGACACAGATTTAGACAGTGCTTCAGTTGAAATTTGCACAGGTTTTACCTTAGGGGAAGATGTACTTAGTTTTACTCCTGCAAATGGTATTGTTGGATCATACAATAGTTCAACCGGTATTCTCAAACTAACCGGTACTTCCTCTCTGAGCAATTATCAGGCTGCATTAAGAGCTGTACAGTACCAAAATACAAATACAACAAATCCATCAAATGTTACCCGTGAAATTTGCTTTAAGGTTAATGATGGTACTGATGACAGTAATGTACAGTCGCGAAATATTGCGATTATGGATGTAATTTCCGAAGTGGTTTGTTTGCCGTTTGATGAGAGTTTTGAATCGGATGGTGAAGGTATAAGATATGTTTCGAATACATTTACCGACTTTCCAAACAGCGATTATTTTTATCGCACCAATACACAGCCTGCAGGCCATGCCGATGCTGTAACCGGAATAGACGGCAGTTATTTCTGGGCCAGTGAAGATGTGATCAGCGCTGCAAGCAGTGGCCTGGAAGGTGTGATTGAGTTTGCTCCACTGAATATTGTTGGAAATTCAAGTTTTACGTTTGAAATTTTAATGGGAACCAGTAATAATGACGGTACTCGTTGGGAACAAACCGATAATATACTTTTGCAATACAATATTGATGACAACGGATGGAATACATTCGGACTATTCCAGGGCGATGATCCTTTTGGTGGAGATTTGCGTGTAGACCTGGATAATTCTACTGATACCGTTGGTGGAGGTGGCCCTTATGGTGCAACTGTTCCAAATGGTTCGGTTGATGACTTTTCATTTAACTTTTCGGGATCAGGAACTGAAATGAAAATCCGCATAGTTGTCCAGCAGGATGGCGGAACGGAAGAATTGGTATTCGATAACATTCGAATAAACGGAGACGTGTCGGCGGCTTTAAGTTGCAATGATATCAATGTGTATTTGGATGGCTCAGGGAGTGCTTCAATTGTTGAAAGTGATTTAACTTCATTAACTTCAGCTGCCTGTGGCGTTGATTCGGTAAAAATTGACACATATAATTTTACTTGTGCTGATAAAGGAGCAAACTCGGTTGTTGTTACTGCTTATTACGATAATTTAAGTACCGAAACCTGTACTTCAACAGTAACAGTTTTAGACACTGTTTCGCCGACTGCGGATTGTAATAATATTAGCGTTTATCTCGACGGAGCTGGCAATGCAACGATTGTTGCATCAGATCTTGATGGAGGTTCTGGCGATAATTGTGGCTCGGTTTCTTTGAGTGCTTCATTAACGTCGTTTACCTGTGCCGATATTGGCGCAAATTCGGTAACCTTAACTGTAACCGATGGCAGTTCAAATGCTTCCATATGCCAGGCTACTGTTACAGTAATTGATACGGTTTCTCCTTCTGTTACCTGTAAAGATACTACCGTGTATTTGGATGGGAATGGCAATGCCACTATCGACTCTTCGTTTGTAGTGAACACATCAGCAGATAATTGTGGTATTGCAAGTTTAAGTGTTGACATTACCAGCTTCGATTGTTCAGATATAGGCGCAAACGCGGTTGTTTTAACTGCGGCTGACGGAAGTTCTAACCAAGCAACATGTAACGCCACGGTAACAATTCTTGATACAATTTCACCAACTGCAATTTGTAAGGATACGACTATTTATCTCGATGGCAGTAATAGTGTTAGTATCGACTCTTCGTTTATCGATAATGGATCATCAGACAATTGTAGTATTCTTACGATGACACTTGATGTGTCGGATTTCGATTGCTCAAATATTGGTGCCAATTCTGTTGTTCTAACCATTACTGATGCAAATTCAAATGTTTCAAGCTGTAGCTCCACTGTAACACTGCTTGATACAATTGCGCCGATTGCAAGTTGTAAGGATACAACAGTTTATCTGGATGCTACTGGATTTGCAACAATTGATTCTTCATTTGTTAACAACGGATCGGGTGATGGTTGTGAAACGGCTACTATTGAGTTAAGCCAAACATCTTTTGATTGTGATGATGCTGTACCTCCACTTGGTGCCGGAACATATGTTGCCGGTTTATATGGAGTAAATAACACGGGTGAGTTATTTATCATCGATGTTTCTACAGGGAATGGCACTTTACTTGGAAATCTGGGGCAAGGTTTTACTGAGTTGGAGTACAATGATTCAACAATGAGAACTTATGGACAATTCCCCAATGGCGCGTTTGGCGGTAGTGAAATTGATCTTGGATTTACAACATTAAAAGGCAGCCCAATTGGCAATGGTGGATCATTCACCGGTTTGGAATGGATCGGTGACACCTTGTATGGAGCTTATATTGAATCTCCTAATGGAGCATCCATGTTTGCAAAATTGGATCCATGGACTGGCGCTGTAACAAACATTGGATTGACAGGTGTTGGCCCTTTAAGTGGTTTGGCATACGACGAATCAACCGATGTTTTATATGGTTGTCAGGGAGGTGGCGGAACCTTTTTGGTTTCTATAGATCGGAATACCGGAGTTGCTGCACCAGTTGGAGATATGGGAGTAAACCTGGGGTCTCTGGAGTATCATAATGGAATTATGTACGGAGGTGGCGGACAGTCGCCATTCACAGGAAAACTTTACAGCATAAATAAAACATCCGGATTAGCTACTGAAATAGGAGATACAGGATTTAATGGTGGTGCACTTGGCGGTTTGGCAAGTGTAAGAAAAGTTCCTGTAACAGCAGTTGAAGTAACTGTTACTGTCAGCGATATTTACGGCAATTCTTCTACTTGTACTTCGTTGGTAACTGTATTGGATACCATTTCTCCAGTAGCACAATGTAAGGATACTGTAGTTTATTTAGATGCCGGTGGAAATATCAGTATTAACGGTAGTTATGTTGATAGTAGTTCGACTGATGCTTGTGGAATTTCAAATCTGACCTTGGATGTGTCAGACTTTGATTGTTCAAATATTGGAGCGAATACTGTTACTCTGACAGTAAATGATAATCATGGTAACTCTTCCAGTTGTATTTCGGAGGTAACGGTTCTGGATACCATAGTACCGGTTGTTTCCTGTCAGGATACGATCATTTATCTCGATTCAAATGGAGTAGCTTCAATCGATACCGGTTTCGTATACAGCAATGCAAATGATGCTTGTGGTATTGCAGATGTTTGGTTAAGTAAAACCGACTTTTCCGGCGATAATCTGGGGGCTAATTTTGTAAATGTTTTGGTTTCGGATATAAACGGCAATGTTGGATCCTGTATTTCAACCGTGACAGTTATGGATACGATTGCCCCTGAAGCCAGGTGTAAGAATATTGGAATAACGCTCGATCTGGAAGGCAAGGCACGTATTTATCCGGGATTTATTGATGACGGATCTACAGATGAAGGAGGTATTGTTTCTTATACTTTGGATATGACTAAGTTTTATTGTCATGACATTGGCGAACACACAGTTGTAATGAGTGTAACCGATGTTGGCGGAAACGTATCTACTTGTAGTTCTTTAGTAACCATTGCCGATAACTGGTTGCCTGAGGTTGCCTGTAACGACATTGAAGTTACACTTGGTTCGGAAGGTTTTGTTGTAATCGATTCATCCATGATCGATGCCGGTTCAACAGCCATCTGTGGAATTTCAGGTATTGAATTGTCGCAAAGTGTATTTACTTCGGCCGATCTTGGCGAAAACAGCATAACCATGACCGTAAGCAACCTGAGTGGAATCACAGCCACCTGCGAAGCCAAAGTAACGGTTAAGGATGAAATTGCACCTGTAGCCAACTGTAATTCAATTACTGTGTGGTTGACTGACAGTGCCAGCTACGAACTGACCGAAGCCGATCTTGTGGCCATCAGCAGTGGCAGCAGCGACAATGCATCAGCCAGCGATAGCCTGCAGGTTGAAGTCAGCCCGTCGGTATTTTACTGCAGCCAGGTGGGTGACTCGGTAAAAGTAGACGTAAGTGTATTTGATGAAGCCGGTAATGAAAGTACCTGCGAAGCTATGGTTTATGTAAAAGATTCATCTGATGTTCTGTTGAGTTCGGTGGAAAATATCGAAATAAGTTTACCAGCCGGAGAATGTGAAACCACGATCACTTATCCTGAAGTATTCAGTTCAAAAGCCTGTGCCACAATTACACAAATCGCCGGTCTTGGAGCAGAAGGACTATTCCCTGCAGGAACAACTGTAGAAAGTTGGGAAGTAAGTTATGGCGAAGAAAAAGATACTGTAAGTTTTGCTGTTATTGTAAGCGCAGAAAATGCAGTACCAACAATTGATTCGCTAGCCGATGTAAGTGTAAACGAAGACGAAGGTCCTGTAGTGATTGCTTTAAGTGGTATTTCAGCCGGAGTTGACTGTGTTGAACAAACACTGAGTATTACGGCCGAAAACAGCAACAGCGAACTGGTAAGCGGAATTGAAGTAGTTTACACCGATGGAGATACCACCGGAAGCATAAGCCTGACACTTGGAGCCAACCAAAGCGGAACAGACAGTTTAACAATAGTGGTTGAGGACAGCGAAGGTGCACAAACAACAGTATCATTTGCACTAACCGTAAATCCTGTAAACGATGCTCCTTATTTGGTGACTCCACTACCTGATGCAATTGTAAATGCTTCGTACTCGTTTGAGCTGGAACTAAGTGCAATGATGGGAGTGGTGTTTGATGATGTTGACGACGATGTACTTGCGTTTGATGTGATGCTGGAAGGCACAGACAGTTTACCTTCGTGGGCAGCCATTGAAGCAGGTGTATTAACTGCCACACCAATGATTGCCGATACCGGAAGTTACAGTTTTGTGGTAACAGCCACCGATACATCGGGAGCCATGGCCAGCGATACATTTGTACTGGAAGTGGATGGTTATCCAACAGCAATCGGCGACATTGGAGCCGGAAGTTTTGAACTAAACCTGTATCCAAATCCAACAAAAGGATTAGTAACTGTGGAATTACAGGAACGATCAGCAACAGATATTGAGATTAAGGTAATGAATGTATCGGGAGCAGAAGTGTTCAGAAAGAACTTCGGTGCCAATGATAAAATTCAAATTAATCTCTCAGACCAGGTGAGTGGAATGTACATGGTGCTGATAGAAGCCGACGGACAACGTGTAGTTAAAAAACTGATTCTCGACAAGAGATAA
- a CDS encoding tail fiber protein, producing the protein MDPFIGQIVMFGGNFAPRGWAFCDGQLLSIAQNTALFSILGTTYGGDGRTTFGLPDLRGRVPMHPGNGPGLSSRRLGEKGGVENVTLTTAQLPSHSHTGTGTVQSASGQPDESNPAGMVPASLTNGAEGYAETPNGNMKANGVDLTIANNGGNQSHTNVQPFQCVNYIIALVGIYPSRS; encoded by the coding sequence ATGGATCCTTTTATTGGTCAAATAGTAATGTTTGGGGGCAACTTTGCACCCCGTGGATGGGCATTTTGCGATGGACAACTTTTATCCATTGCTCAAAATACAGCTTTGTTTTCTATTCTGGGTACAACCTATGGTGGTGATGGACGAACAACTTTCGGCTTGCCCGATTTAAGAGGACGTGTGCCAATGCATCCCGGTAATGGTCCGGGTTTATCATCACGTCGTTTGGGAGAAAAAGGCGGAGTCGAAAACGTAACTCTTACTACAGCTCAACTGCCTTCTCATTCTCATACCGGTACCGGAACCGTTCAAAGTGCAAGTGGTCAGCCTGATGAATCAAATCCTGCAGGAATGGTACCGGCTTCATTAACCAACGGAGCCGAAGGTTATGCCGAAACTCCAAATGGAAATATGAAAGCGAATGGAGTTGATTTAACCATTGCAAACAATGGTGGTAATCAGTCTCATACCAATGTGCAGCCTTTTCAGTGTGTGAATTATATTATTGCTCTCGTTGGGATTTATCCATCCAGGAGTTAG
- a CDS encoding tail fiber protein: MEPFIGEILMFGGNFAPRGWALCDGQLLPINSYQALFSILGTTYGGDGRTTFALPDLRGRLAMHAGSGPGLTPRPLGQKSGTETVTLTTTQMPSHNHTGTGTIQCASGQPDESNPAGMVPASLTNGAEGYAETPNGNMKANGVTLAVGNTGGGQAHTNVQPYQCVNYIIALEGIFPSRN; the protein is encoded by the coding sequence ATGGAACCCTTTATTGGAGAAATTTTAATGTTCGGTGGCAATTTTGCGCCGCGTGGCTGGGCGCTTTGCGACGGCCAGTTATTGCCTATAAATAGTTATCAGGCACTGTTCTCAATTCTTGGTACTACTTATGGTGGCGATGGACGTACAACATTTGCTTTGCCCGATTTAAGAGGCCGTCTGGCTATGCACGCCGGTAGCGGTCCAGGTTTAACCCCGCGTCCTCTTGGGCAAAAGTCAGGTACTGAAACTGTAACCTTGACTACTACTCAAATGCCTTCCCATAATCATACAGGAACAGGTACAATTCAATGTGCAAGCGGCCAACCTGATGAGTCGAATCCAGCCGGAATGGTGCCTGCCTCATTAACAAACGGTGCCGAAGGTTATGCCGAGACTCCAAACGGAAATATGAAAGCCAATGGAGTAACACTTGCTGTTGGTAATACAGGAGGTGGACAAGCGCATACAAATGTTCAGCCTTACCAATGTGTGAATTATATTATCGCGTTAGAGGGAATTTTCCCATCAAGAAATTAA